In one Pseudomonadota bacterium genomic region, the following are encoded:
- a CDS encoding PAS domain S-box protein, whose protein sequence is MKDKDKPEEQLISEPVPLHEKQKFLALAENAPLGISIIDKNKSFMYLNPKFKEIFGYDLQDIPSKKEWYRKAYPDSGYRNKVIAAWEEDIKDKKEGEREAKILEVTCKNGEKKVVSIITVILETGFLENSKYLLFYEDITERKQAEEEILKERKRFQVLADNAPYGIMVIGKNNTFTYLNNKFKEIFGYDLHDLPDGKTWFRKTYPDALYRHTVISTWIDDLKNVKKGEKRPRTYTVTCKDGTKKIINFV, encoded by the coding sequence ATGAAAGACAAAGATAAACCAGAGGAACAACTAATAAGCGAACCGGTACCCCTCCATGAGAAGCAAAAATTTCTGGCTCTTGCGGAAAATGCCCCACTTGGAATATCAATCATAGATAAAAATAAGAGTTTTATGTATCTCAATCCTAAGTTTAAAGAAATATTTGGCTATGACCTGCAGGATATTCCTTCCAAAAAAGAATGGTATAGAAAGGCATATCCTGATTCCGGATACAGGAATAAAGTAATAGCAGCATGGGAAGAAGATATAAAAGACAAAAAAGAGGGCGAAAGAGAAGCAAAAATCCTTGAAGTAACATGCAAAAATGGAGAGAAAAAGGTAGTAAGTATCATTACTGTAATCTTGGAAACCGGGTTTTTAGAGAATTCAAAATATTTATTGTTCTATGAGGATATTACCGAGCGAAAGCAGGCAGAGGAAGAAATATTAAAAGAACGAAAAAGATTCCAGGTCCTCGCAGATAATGCACCTTATGGTATTATGGTTATTGGGAAGAATAATACCTTTACTTACCTTAACAATAAATTCAAGGAAATTTTTGGCTATGATCTTCATGACCTTCCTGACGGGAAAACGTGGTTTAGAAAGACATACCCTGATGCTTTATATAGACACACGGTCATCTCTACATGGATAGATGACTTAAAAAATGTCAAAAAAGGTGAAAAGAGACCAAGAACCTATACAGTAACATGCAAAGACGGAACAAAAAAGATAATCAACTTTGTAC